The following proteins are encoded in a genomic region of Sylvia atricapilla isolate bSylAtr1 chromosome 14, bSylAtr1.pri, whole genome shotgun sequence:
- the BRD8 gene encoding bromodomain-containing protein 8 isoform X1 gives MAAGPGKHKLLSAGPTEPWSIREKLCLASSVMRSGDQNWVSVSRAIKPFAEPGRPPDWFSQKHCASQYSELLETTETPKRKRGEKGEVVETVEDVIVRKLTAERVEELKKIIKETQEKYRQLKKDAELIQAGHMDNRLEELCNEIMIKKKMEEEEAEVKRKATDAAYQARQAIKNPPRRLTGVMVRSPAGSTSPGGDYSLGDLSQPAGDEASPGVTPGTLPSTPVASFIGIPDTPPGSAPLDAPMTPVTDDSPQKKMIGQKATPPPSPLLSELLKKGSLLPTSPRLVGENEMAVASGHMNSSGVLLEVGSVLPVLHSGEMQSAPGAVPASPAASGAPTLSRLLEAGPAQFTSPLASFSAVASEPPAKLLPPPVEPVSQATIVMMPTLSAPAVVPPAAAPESVATVSQPEACVSMEAVSDSHTVTVSMDSSEISMIIDSIKKECLGSGAGSAAGSSKDHCMDGKEDLDLAEKMDIAVSYTGEELDFDTVGNIIAIIEDKVDDHPEVLDAAVVEAALSSFCEDTDDPQTLPGPWEHSIRQEHEKQAQMPQVSVTVKQERLECEEPEAKGIRDLMGISELGSEIKTELAEQDQSQLGPEETIAATARVTETPELRNQEIEEDQRAAVTSGETSEIKIESSQGEDAVLNPVKTETPPDDDSSPPQVPNVSEDSSQADVQHKFELSESMKEEAQALFRSQIKDGQGEEDDEDGASEAASLEEPKEEDQGEGYLSEMDNEPPVSESDDGFSVHNAPLQSHTLADSIPSSPASSQFSVCSEDQEAIQAQKIWKKAIMLVWRAAANHRYANVFLQPVTDDIAPGYHSIVQRPMDLSTIKKNIENGLIRTTAEFQRDIMLMFQNAVMYNSSDHDVYHMAVEMQRDVLEQIQQFLATQLMMQTSESGISAKSLRGRDSTRKQDASEKDSVPMGSPAFLLSLFDGGTRGRRCAIEADMKMKK, from the exons atggcggcggggccgggga AGCACAAGCTGCTGAGCGccggccccacagagccctggtCCATCCGCGAGAAGCTCTGCCTGGCCTCCTCCGTCATGCGCAGCGGCGACCAGAACTG GGTCTCAGTCAGCAGAGCCATCAAACCTTTTGCAGAGCCAGGACGCCCACCTGACTGGTTTTCCCAAAAG CACTGTGCATCTCAGTACTCTGAGCTCTTGGAGACCACGGAGACCCCTAA AAGAAAACGTGGTGAGAAGGGAGAAGTTGTGGAAACTGTAGAAGATGTTATTGTGCGGAAACTGACTGCAGAGAGGGTTGAGGAgttgaagaaaattattaaagaaacacaggaaaaatacag GCAGCTCAAGAAGGATGCAGAGCTGATCCAGGCCGGACACATGGATAACAGACTGGAGGAGCTGTGCAATGAGATTATGAT aaagaaaaaaatggaagaggaggaggcagaagtCAAGAGGAAGGCCACAGATGCTGCTTATCAGG CTCGCCAGGCCATTAAGAACCCACCTCGAAGACTCACGGGGGTGATGGTTCGTTCTCCTGCTGGCTCCACCTCCCCGGGCGGGGATTATTCCCTCGGAGACCTGTCCCAGCCCGCTGGGGATGAGGCCAGTCCAGGG gtCACGCCAGGGACATTGCCCAGCACCCCAGTTGCCTCCTTCATTGGAATCCCTGACAcccctccaggctctgctcccctggATGCCCCCATGACCCCAGTCACTGATGATTCACCCCAGAAAAAGATGATAGGACAAAAAGCAACTCCgcctccttcccctctgctctcagagctgctgaagaaGGGCAGTCTCCTGCCCACAAGCCCCAGGCTG GTTGGtgaaaatgaaatggcagtggcTTCTGGTCACATGAACAGCTCTGGAGTGCTGCTGGAGGTAGGAAGTGTCCTTCCAGTGCTGCACAGTGGGGAAATGCAGTCAGCACCTGGTGCTGTCCCTGCATCTCCAGCTGCTTCAG GTGCTCCTACGCTTTCCCGGCTTTTAGAAGCTGGTCCTGCACAGTTCACCTCACCTCTTGCTTCCTTCTCCGCTGTTGCCAGCGAGCCTCCAGCTAAGCTCCTGCCACCCCCCGTAGAGCCTGTGTCCCAGGCCACTATTGTCATGATGCCCACGCTGTCAGCACCAGCCGTTGTgccaccagctgcagctccagaaagCGTAGCCACAG TGAGCCAGCCAGAAGCCTGTGTTTCCATGGAGGCAGTGTCTGATTCCCACACTGTGACAGTGTCAATGGACAGCAGCGAAATATCAATGATCATTGATTCCATCAAGAAAGAgtgcctgggctctggggctggcagcGCTGCAGGATCTTCCAAAGATCACTGCATGGATGGGAAAGAAGATCTGGATTTGGCTGAAAAAATGGATATTGCAGTGTCCTACACGGGGGAAGAGCTGGACTTCGATACGGTTGGAAATATTATTGCCATCATTGAGGACAAG GTAGATGACCACCCTGAAGTCCTGGATGCAGCAGTTGTTGAAGCTGCTTTGTCTTCTTTCTGTGAAGATACCGATGACCCTCAGACCCTTCCTGGCCCATGGGAACATTCAATTCGTCAGGAGCATGAGAAACAGGCCCAGATGCCACAAGTGTCTGTGACTGTGAAGCAAGAGAGACTGGAGTGTGAGGAGCCAGAGGCAAAGGGAATTCGAGACCTAATGGGCATCAGTGAGCTGGGGTCAGAAATAAAGACTGAACTTGCAGAGCAGGACCAGAGTCAGCTAGGCCCTGAAGAAACCATAGCAGCAACTGCAAGAGTGACAGAAACACCAGAGCTTAGAAACCAAGAGATAGAAGAAGATCAAAGAGCAGCTGTAACATCAGGAGAGACTTCTGAAATCAAGATAGAGTCGTCCCAGGGAGAAGATGCTGTGCTCAATCCAGTGAAGACAGAG aCCCCACCTGATGATGATTCATCCCCTCCACAAGTCCCAAATGTGAGTGAAGACTCCTCACAGGCTGATGTTCAGCACAAATTTGAGCTGTCAG AGTCAATGAAGGAGGAGGCCCAAGCCCTGTTTAGGAGTCAGATAAAG GATGGGCAAGGTGAAGAGGATGATGAGGATGGTGCCAGTGAGGCTGCCAGTCTGGAGGAGCCAAAAGAAGAAGACCAGGGTGAGGGGTATCTCTCAGAGATGGACAACGAGCCCCCCGTGAGCGAGAGCGACGATGGCTTCAGCGTCCACAACGCGCCCTTGCAGTCCCACACACTCGCTGactccatccccagcagcccGGCCTCCTCGCAGTT CTCAGTGTGCAGTGAGGACCAGGAAGCGATACAGGCTCAGAAGATTTGGAAGAAAGCCATCATGCTGGTTTGGAGAGCAGCAGCTAATCACAG GTATGCCAATGTCTTCTTACAGCCTGTAACTGATGACATAGCACCAGGCTACCACAGCATCGTGCAGAG GCCAATGGATTTATCTACCATCAAAAAGAACATTGAGAACGGGCTGATCCGAACCACAGCCGAGTTCCAGCGGGATATTATGCTGATGTTTCAGAATGCAGTGATGTACAACAGCTCTGACCATGATGTGTACCACATGGCTGTGGAGATGCAGAGAGATGTCCTGGAGCAGATCCAG CAATTTCTGGCCACACAACTGATGATGCAAACATCAGAGTCAGGGATCAGTGCAAAGAGCCTGCGGGGGCGAGACTCCACTCGCAAGCAGGATGCTTCAGAGAAG GACAGTGTCCCAATGggctctcctgccttccttctctctctcttt GACGGAGGCACCAGAGGGCGGCGCTGCGCCATCGAGGCAGAcatgaagatgaagaaatga
- the BRD8 gene encoding bromodomain-containing protein 8 isoform X4: MAAGPGKHKLLSAGPTEPWSIREKLCLASSVMRSGDQNWVSVSRAIKPFAEPGRPPDWFSQKHCASQYSELLETTETPKRKRGEKGEVVETVEDVIVRKLTAERVEELKKIIKETQEKYRQLKKDAELIQAGHMDNRLEELCNEIMIKKKMEEEEAEVKRKATDAAYQARQAIKNPPRRLTGVMVRSPAGSTSPGGDYSLGDLSQPAGDEASPGVGENEMAVASGHMNSSGVLLEVGSVLPVLHSGEMQSAPGAVPASPAASGAPTLSRLLEAGPAQFTSPLASFSAVASEPPAKLLPPPVEPVSQATIVMMPTLSAPAVVPPAAAPESVATVSQPEACVSMEAVSDSHTVTVSMDSSEISMIIDSIKKECLGSGAGSAAGSSKDHCMDGKEDLDLAEKMDIAVSYTGEELDFDTVGNIIAIIEDKVDDHPEVLDAAVVEAALSSFCEDTDDPQTLPGPWEHSIRQEHEKQAQMPQVSVTVKQERLECEEPEAKGIRDLMGISELGSEIKTELAEQDQSQLGPEETIAATARVTETPELRNQEIEEDQRAAVTSGETSEIKIESSQGEDAVLNPVKTETPPDDDSSPPQVPNVSEDSSQADVQHKFELSESMKEEAQALFRSQIKDGQGEEDDEDGASEAASLEEPKEEDQGEGYLSEMDNEPPVSESDDGFSVHNAPLQSHTLADSIPSSPASSQFSVCSEDQEAIQAQKIWKKAIMLVWRAAANHRYANVFLQPVTDDIAPGYHSIVQRPMDLSTIKKNIENGLIRTTAEFQRDIMLMFQNAVMYNSSDHDVYHMAVEMQRDVLEQIQQFLATQLMMQTSESGISAKSLRGRDSTRKQDASEKDSVPMGSPAFLLSLFDGGTRGRRCAIEADMKMKK; encoded by the exons atggcggcggggccgggga AGCACAAGCTGCTGAGCGccggccccacagagccctggtCCATCCGCGAGAAGCTCTGCCTGGCCTCCTCCGTCATGCGCAGCGGCGACCAGAACTG GGTCTCAGTCAGCAGAGCCATCAAACCTTTTGCAGAGCCAGGACGCCCACCTGACTGGTTTTCCCAAAAG CACTGTGCATCTCAGTACTCTGAGCTCTTGGAGACCACGGAGACCCCTAA AAGAAAACGTGGTGAGAAGGGAGAAGTTGTGGAAACTGTAGAAGATGTTATTGTGCGGAAACTGACTGCAGAGAGGGTTGAGGAgttgaagaaaattattaaagaaacacaggaaaaatacag GCAGCTCAAGAAGGATGCAGAGCTGATCCAGGCCGGACACATGGATAACAGACTGGAGGAGCTGTGCAATGAGATTATGAT aaagaaaaaaatggaagaggaggaggcagaagtCAAGAGGAAGGCCACAGATGCTGCTTATCAGG CTCGCCAGGCCATTAAGAACCCACCTCGAAGACTCACGGGGGTGATGGTTCGTTCTCCTGCTGGCTCCACCTCCCCGGGCGGGGATTATTCCCTCGGAGACCTGTCCCAGCCCGCTGGGGATGAGGCCAGTCCAGGG GTTGGtgaaaatgaaatggcagtggcTTCTGGTCACATGAACAGCTCTGGAGTGCTGCTGGAGGTAGGAAGTGTCCTTCCAGTGCTGCACAGTGGGGAAATGCAGTCAGCACCTGGTGCTGTCCCTGCATCTCCAGCTGCTTCAG GTGCTCCTACGCTTTCCCGGCTTTTAGAAGCTGGTCCTGCACAGTTCACCTCACCTCTTGCTTCCTTCTCCGCTGTTGCCAGCGAGCCTCCAGCTAAGCTCCTGCCACCCCCCGTAGAGCCTGTGTCCCAGGCCACTATTGTCATGATGCCCACGCTGTCAGCACCAGCCGTTGTgccaccagctgcagctccagaaagCGTAGCCACAG TGAGCCAGCCAGAAGCCTGTGTTTCCATGGAGGCAGTGTCTGATTCCCACACTGTGACAGTGTCAATGGACAGCAGCGAAATATCAATGATCATTGATTCCATCAAGAAAGAgtgcctgggctctggggctggcagcGCTGCAGGATCTTCCAAAGATCACTGCATGGATGGGAAAGAAGATCTGGATTTGGCTGAAAAAATGGATATTGCAGTGTCCTACACGGGGGAAGAGCTGGACTTCGATACGGTTGGAAATATTATTGCCATCATTGAGGACAAG GTAGATGACCACCCTGAAGTCCTGGATGCAGCAGTTGTTGAAGCTGCTTTGTCTTCTTTCTGTGAAGATACCGATGACCCTCAGACCCTTCCTGGCCCATGGGAACATTCAATTCGTCAGGAGCATGAGAAACAGGCCCAGATGCCACAAGTGTCTGTGACTGTGAAGCAAGAGAGACTGGAGTGTGAGGAGCCAGAGGCAAAGGGAATTCGAGACCTAATGGGCATCAGTGAGCTGGGGTCAGAAATAAAGACTGAACTTGCAGAGCAGGACCAGAGTCAGCTAGGCCCTGAAGAAACCATAGCAGCAACTGCAAGAGTGACAGAAACACCAGAGCTTAGAAACCAAGAGATAGAAGAAGATCAAAGAGCAGCTGTAACATCAGGAGAGACTTCTGAAATCAAGATAGAGTCGTCCCAGGGAGAAGATGCTGTGCTCAATCCAGTGAAGACAGAG aCCCCACCTGATGATGATTCATCCCCTCCACAAGTCCCAAATGTGAGTGAAGACTCCTCACAGGCTGATGTTCAGCACAAATTTGAGCTGTCAG AGTCAATGAAGGAGGAGGCCCAAGCCCTGTTTAGGAGTCAGATAAAG GATGGGCAAGGTGAAGAGGATGATGAGGATGGTGCCAGTGAGGCTGCCAGTCTGGAGGAGCCAAAAGAAGAAGACCAGGGTGAGGGGTATCTCTCAGAGATGGACAACGAGCCCCCCGTGAGCGAGAGCGACGATGGCTTCAGCGTCCACAACGCGCCCTTGCAGTCCCACACACTCGCTGactccatccccagcagcccGGCCTCCTCGCAGTT CTCAGTGTGCAGTGAGGACCAGGAAGCGATACAGGCTCAGAAGATTTGGAAGAAAGCCATCATGCTGGTTTGGAGAGCAGCAGCTAATCACAG GTATGCCAATGTCTTCTTACAGCCTGTAACTGATGACATAGCACCAGGCTACCACAGCATCGTGCAGAG GCCAATGGATTTATCTACCATCAAAAAGAACATTGAGAACGGGCTGATCCGAACCACAGCCGAGTTCCAGCGGGATATTATGCTGATGTTTCAGAATGCAGTGATGTACAACAGCTCTGACCATGATGTGTACCACATGGCTGTGGAGATGCAGAGAGATGTCCTGGAGCAGATCCAG CAATTTCTGGCCACACAACTGATGATGCAAACATCAGAGTCAGGGATCAGTGCAAAGAGCCTGCGGGGGCGAGACTCCACTCGCAAGCAGGATGCTTCAGAGAAG GACAGTGTCCCAATGggctctcctgccttccttctctctctcttt GACGGAGGCACCAGAGGGCGGCGCTGCGCCATCGAGGCAGAcatgaagatgaagaaatga
- the BRD8 gene encoding bromodomain-containing protein 8 isoform X5, whose product MAAGPGKHKLLSAGPTEPWSIREKLCLASSVMRSGDQNWVSVSRAIKPFAEPGRPPDWFSQKHCASQYSELLETTETPKRKRGEKGEVVETVEDVIVRKLTAERVEELKKIIKETQEKYRQLKKDAELIQAGHMDNRLEELCNEIMIKKKMEEEEAEVKRKATDAAYQARQAIKNPPRRLTGVMVRSPAGSTSPGGDYSLGDLSQPAGDEASPGVTPGTLPSTPVASFIGIPDTPPGSAPLDAPMTPVTDDSPQKKMIGQKATPPPSPLLSELLKKGSLLPTSPRLVGENEMAVASGHMNSSGVLLEVGSVLPVLHSGEMQSAPGAVPASPAASVSQPEACVSMEAVSDSHTVTVSMDSSEISMIIDSIKKECLGSGAGSAAGSSKDHCMDGKEDLDLAEKMDIAVSYTGEELDFDTVGNIIAIIEDKVDDHPEVLDAAVVEAALSSFCEDTDDPQTLPGPWEHSIRQEHEKQAQMPQVSVTVKQERLECEEPEAKGIRDLMGISELGSEIKTELAEQDQSQLGPEETIAATARVTETPELRNQEIEEDQRAAVTSGETSEIKIESSQGEDAVLNPVKTETPPDDDSSPPQVPNVSEDSSQADVQHKFELSESMKEEAQALFRSQIKDGQGEEDDEDGASEAASLEEPKEEDQGEGYLSEMDNEPPVSESDDGFSVHNAPLQSHTLADSIPSSPASSQFSVCSEDQEAIQAQKIWKKAIMLVWRAAANHRYANVFLQPVTDDIAPGYHSIVQRPMDLSTIKKNIENGLIRTTAEFQRDIMLMFQNAVMYNSSDHDVYHMAVEMQRDVLEQIQQFLATQLMMQTSESGISAKSLRGRDSTRKQDASEKDGGTRGRRCAIEADMKMKK is encoded by the exons atggcggcggggccgggga AGCACAAGCTGCTGAGCGccggccccacagagccctggtCCATCCGCGAGAAGCTCTGCCTGGCCTCCTCCGTCATGCGCAGCGGCGACCAGAACTG GGTCTCAGTCAGCAGAGCCATCAAACCTTTTGCAGAGCCAGGACGCCCACCTGACTGGTTTTCCCAAAAG CACTGTGCATCTCAGTACTCTGAGCTCTTGGAGACCACGGAGACCCCTAA AAGAAAACGTGGTGAGAAGGGAGAAGTTGTGGAAACTGTAGAAGATGTTATTGTGCGGAAACTGACTGCAGAGAGGGTTGAGGAgttgaagaaaattattaaagaaacacaggaaaaatacag GCAGCTCAAGAAGGATGCAGAGCTGATCCAGGCCGGACACATGGATAACAGACTGGAGGAGCTGTGCAATGAGATTATGAT aaagaaaaaaatggaagaggaggaggcagaagtCAAGAGGAAGGCCACAGATGCTGCTTATCAGG CTCGCCAGGCCATTAAGAACCCACCTCGAAGACTCACGGGGGTGATGGTTCGTTCTCCTGCTGGCTCCACCTCCCCGGGCGGGGATTATTCCCTCGGAGACCTGTCCCAGCCCGCTGGGGATGAGGCCAGTCCAGGG gtCACGCCAGGGACATTGCCCAGCACCCCAGTTGCCTCCTTCATTGGAATCCCTGACAcccctccaggctctgctcccctggATGCCCCCATGACCCCAGTCACTGATGATTCACCCCAGAAAAAGATGATAGGACAAAAAGCAACTCCgcctccttcccctctgctctcagagctgctgaagaaGGGCAGTCTCCTGCCCACAAGCCCCAGGCTG GTTGGtgaaaatgaaatggcagtggcTTCTGGTCACATGAACAGCTCTGGAGTGCTGCTGGAGGTAGGAAGTGTCCTTCCAGTGCTGCACAGTGGGGAAATGCAGTCAGCACCTGGTGCTGTCCCTGCATCTCCAGCTGCTTCAG TGAGCCAGCCAGAAGCCTGTGTTTCCATGGAGGCAGTGTCTGATTCCCACACTGTGACAGTGTCAATGGACAGCAGCGAAATATCAATGATCATTGATTCCATCAAGAAAGAgtgcctgggctctggggctggcagcGCTGCAGGATCTTCCAAAGATCACTGCATGGATGGGAAAGAAGATCTGGATTTGGCTGAAAAAATGGATATTGCAGTGTCCTACACGGGGGAAGAGCTGGACTTCGATACGGTTGGAAATATTATTGCCATCATTGAGGACAAG GTAGATGACCACCCTGAAGTCCTGGATGCAGCAGTTGTTGAAGCTGCTTTGTCTTCTTTCTGTGAAGATACCGATGACCCTCAGACCCTTCCTGGCCCATGGGAACATTCAATTCGTCAGGAGCATGAGAAACAGGCCCAGATGCCACAAGTGTCTGTGACTGTGAAGCAAGAGAGACTGGAGTGTGAGGAGCCAGAGGCAAAGGGAATTCGAGACCTAATGGGCATCAGTGAGCTGGGGTCAGAAATAAAGACTGAACTTGCAGAGCAGGACCAGAGTCAGCTAGGCCCTGAAGAAACCATAGCAGCAACTGCAAGAGTGACAGAAACACCAGAGCTTAGAAACCAAGAGATAGAAGAAGATCAAAGAGCAGCTGTAACATCAGGAGAGACTTCTGAAATCAAGATAGAGTCGTCCCAGGGAGAAGATGCTGTGCTCAATCCAGTGAAGACAGAG aCCCCACCTGATGATGATTCATCCCCTCCACAAGTCCCAAATGTGAGTGAAGACTCCTCACAGGCTGATGTTCAGCACAAATTTGAGCTGTCAG AGTCAATGAAGGAGGAGGCCCAAGCCCTGTTTAGGAGTCAGATAAAG GATGGGCAAGGTGAAGAGGATGATGAGGATGGTGCCAGTGAGGCTGCCAGTCTGGAGGAGCCAAAAGAAGAAGACCAGGGTGAGGGGTATCTCTCAGAGATGGACAACGAGCCCCCCGTGAGCGAGAGCGACGATGGCTTCAGCGTCCACAACGCGCCCTTGCAGTCCCACACACTCGCTGactccatccccagcagcccGGCCTCCTCGCAGTT CTCAGTGTGCAGTGAGGACCAGGAAGCGATACAGGCTCAGAAGATTTGGAAGAAAGCCATCATGCTGGTTTGGAGAGCAGCAGCTAATCACAG GTATGCCAATGTCTTCTTACAGCCTGTAACTGATGACATAGCACCAGGCTACCACAGCATCGTGCAGAG GCCAATGGATTTATCTACCATCAAAAAGAACATTGAGAACGGGCTGATCCGAACCACAGCCGAGTTCCAGCGGGATATTATGCTGATGTTTCAGAATGCAGTGATGTACAACAGCTCTGACCATGATGTGTACCACATGGCTGTGGAGATGCAGAGAGATGTCCTGGAGCAGATCCAG CAATTTCTGGCCACACAACTGATGATGCAAACATCAGAGTCAGGGATCAGTGCAAAGAGCCTGCGGGGGCGAGACTCCACTCGCAAGCAGGATGCTTCAGAGAAG GACGGAGGCACCAGAGGGCGGCGCTGCGCCATCGAGGCAGAcatgaagatgaagaaatga
- the BRD8 gene encoding bromodomain-containing protein 8 isoform X3: protein MAAGPGKHKLLSAGPTEPWSIREKLCLASSVMRSGDQNWVSVSRAIKPFAEPGRPPDWFSQKHCASQYSELLETTETPKRKRGEKGEVVETVEDVIVRKLTAERVEELKKIIKETQEKYRQLKKDAELIQAGHMDNRLEELCNEIMIKKKMEEEEAEVKRKATDAAYQARQAIKNPPRRLTGVMVRSPAGSTSPGGDYSLGDLSQPAGDEASPGVTPGTLPSTPVASFIGIPDTPPGSAPLDAPMTPVTDDSPQKKMIGQKATPPPSPLLSELLKKGSLLPTSPRLVGENEMAVASGHMNSSGVLLEVGSVLPVLHSGEMQSAPGAVPASPAASVSQPEACVSMEAVSDSHTVTVSMDSSEISMIIDSIKKECLGSGAGSAAGSSKDHCMDGKEDLDLAEKMDIAVSYTGEELDFDTVGNIIAIIEDKVDDHPEVLDAAVVEAALSSFCEDTDDPQTLPGPWEHSIRQEHEKQAQMPQVSVTVKQERLECEEPEAKGIRDLMGISELGSEIKTELAEQDQSQLGPEETIAATARVTETPELRNQEIEEDQRAAVTSGETSEIKIESSQGEDAVLNPVKTETPPDDDSSPPQVPNVSEDSSQADVQHKFELSESMKEEAQALFRSQIKDGQGEEDDEDGASEAASLEEPKEEDQGEGYLSEMDNEPPVSESDDGFSVHNAPLQSHTLADSIPSSPASSQFSVCSEDQEAIQAQKIWKKAIMLVWRAAANHRYANVFLQPVTDDIAPGYHSIVQRPMDLSTIKKNIENGLIRTTAEFQRDIMLMFQNAVMYNSSDHDVYHMAVEMQRDVLEQIQQFLATQLMMQTSESGISAKSLRGRDSTRKQDASEKDSVPMGSPAFLLSLFDGGTRGRRCAIEADMKMKK, encoded by the exons atggcggcggggccgggga AGCACAAGCTGCTGAGCGccggccccacagagccctggtCCATCCGCGAGAAGCTCTGCCTGGCCTCCTCCGTCATGCGCAGCGGCGACCAGAACTG GGTCTCAGTCAGCAGAGCCATCAAACCTTTTGCAGAGCCAGGACGCCCACCTGACTGGTTTTCCCAAAAG CACTGTGCATCTCAGTACTCTGAGCTCTTGGAGACCACGGAGACCCCTAA AAGAAAACGTGGTGAGAAGGGAGAAGTTGTGGAAACTGTAGAAGATGTTATTGTGCGGAAACTGACTGCAGAGAGGGTTGAGGAgttgaagaaaattattaaagaaacacaggaaaaatacag GCAGCTCAAGAAGGATGCAGAGCTGATCCAGGCCGGACACATGGATAACAGACTGGAGGAGCTGTGCAATGAGATTATGAT aaagaaaaaaatggaagaggaggaggcagaagtCAAGAGGAAGGCCACAGATGCTGCTTATCAGG CTCGCCAGGCCATTAAGAACCCACCTCGAAGACTCACGGGGGTGATGGTTCGTTCTCCTGCTGGCTCCACCTCCCCGGGCGGGGATTATTCCCTCGGAGACCTGTCCCAGCCCGCTGGGGATGAGGCCAGTCCAGGG gtCACGCCAGGGACATTGCCCAGCACCCCAGTTGCCTCCTTCATTGGAATCCCTGACAcccctccaggctctgctcccctggATGCCCCCATGACCCCAGTCACTGATGATTCACCCCAGAAAAAGATGATAGGACAAAAAGCAACTCCgcctccttcccctctgctctcagagctgctgaagaaGGGCAGTCTCCTGCCCACAAGCCCCAGGCTG GTTGGtgaaaatgaaatggcagtggcTTCTGGTCACATGAACAGCTCTGGAGTGCTGCTGGAGGTAGGAAGTGTCCTTCCAGTGCTGCACAGTGGGGAAATGCAGTCAGCACCTGGTGCTGTCCCTGCATCTCCAGCTGCTTCAG TGAGCCAGCCAGAAGCCTGTGTTTCCATGGAGGCAGTGTCTGATTCCCACACTGTGACAGTGTCAATGGACAGCAGCGAAATATCAATGATCATTGATTCCATCAAGAAAGAgtgcctgggctctggggctggcagcGCTGCAGGATCTTCCAAAGATCACTGCATGGATGGGAAAGAAGATCTGGATTTGGCTGAAAAAATGGATATTGCAGTGTCCTACACGGGGGAAGAGCTGGACTTCGATACGGTTGGAAATATTATTGCCATCATTGAGGACAAG GTAGATGACCACCCTGAAGTCCTGGATGCAGCAGTTGTTGAAGCTGCTTTGTCTTCTTTCTGTGAAGATACCGATGACCCTCAGACCCTTCCTGGCCCATGGGAACATTCAATTCGTCAGGAGCATGAGAAACAGGCCCAGATGCCACAAGTGTCTGTGACTGTGAAGCAAGAGAGACTGGAGTGTGAGGAGCCAGAGGCAAAGGGAATTCGAGACCTAATGGGCATCAGTGAGCTGGGGTCAGAAATAAAGACTGAACTTGCAGAGCAGGACCAGAGTCAGCTAGGCCCTGAAGAAACCATAGCAGCAACTGCAAGAGTGACAGAAACACCAGAGCTTAGAAACCAAGAGATAGAAGAAGATCAAAGAGCAGCTGTAACATCAGGAGAGACTTCTGAAATCAAGATAGAGTCGTCCCAGGGAGAAGATGCTGTGCTCAATCCAGTGAAGACAGAG aCCCCACCTGATGATGATTCATCCCCTCCACAAGTCCCAAATGTGAGTGAAGACTCCTCACAGGCTGATGTTCAGCACAAATTTGAGCTGTCAG AGTCAATGAAGGAGGAGGCCCAAGCCCTGTTTAGGAGTCAGATAAAG GATGGGCAAGGTGAAGAGGATGATGAGGATGGTGCCAGTGAGGCTGCCAGTCTGGAGGAGCCAAAAGAAGAAGACCAGGGTGAGGGGTATCTCTCAGAGATGGACAACGAGCCCCCCGTGAGCGAGAGCGACGATGGCTTCAGCGTCCACAACGCGCCCTTGCAGTCCCACACACTCGCTGactccatccccagcagcccGGCCTCCTCGCAGTT CTCAGTGTGCAGTGAGGACCAGGAAGCGATACAGGCTCAGAAGATTTGGAAGAAAGCCATCATGCTGGTTTGGAGAGCAGCAGCTAATCACAG GTATGCCAATGTCTTCTTACAGCCTGTAACTGATGACATAGCACCAGGCTACCACAGCATCGTGCAGAG GCCAATGGATTTATCTACCATCAAAAAGAACATTGAGAACGGGCTGATCCGAACCACAGCCGAGTTCCAGCGGGATATTATGCTGATGTTTCAGAATGCAGTGATGTACAACAGCTCTGACCATGATGTGTACCACATGGCTGTGGAGATGCAGAGAGATGTCCTGGAGCAGATCCAG CAATTTCTGGCCACACAACTGATGATGCAAACATCAGAGTCAGGGATCAGTGCAAAGAGCCTGCGGGGGCGAGACTCCACTCGCAAGCAGGATGCTTCAGAGAAG GACAGTGTCCCAATGggctctcctgccttccttctctctctcttt GACGGAGGCACCAGAGGGCGGCGCTGCGCCATCGAGGCAGAcatgaagatgaagaaatga